A genomic window from Salmo salar chromosome ssa23, Ssal_v3.1, whole genome shotgun sequence includes:
- the LOC106584304 gene encoding zinc finger matrin-type protein 3 isoform X2 — translation MMALHVKNRDAAYYQSADYYRNSVPLNYRNNRHYFARLPGPESMLTPSMSLFGQQQPLFQPMPSTHTLGPPPQTLRPSRPVVVAPDPLLFPLYSPLSAKPPAHLQLMQGPPCPVPCPVPPPTAQVALSTKPQEEEAQIGATDQDATLDELCKPLYCKLCNVTLNSAQQAQAHYQGKNHSKKLRNFYAGSQQLPAIRITEVIEPVSQQPLTTAPTESATPKQPVSFNGASRVILATENDYCKLCDASFSSPAVAQAHYQGKNHAKRLRLAEAQQSSSIIESTECVQRRPKKEGSEYKLIKNRRTSQVPPAMPAPYYNPRPRQRIPRDLAMCVTPSGQFYCSMCNSGASEEANFRLHLESKQHKSKVSEQRYRSEMENLGYT, via the exons ATGATGGCGTTACATGTCAAGAATAGAGATGCTGCTTATTATCAAAGTGCCGATTATTACAGAAATTCGGTGCCTTTAAACTATCGGAATAACAGACATTATTTCGCCCGGTTACCAG GACCAGAGTCTATGCTGACGCCTTCAATGAGCCTTTTTGGCCAGCAACAGCCGCTGTTCCAGCCAATGCCTTCTACACATACCCTTGGACCCCCTCCACAGACCCTCAGGCCGTCTAGACCAGTGGTAGTGGCCCCAGACCCCCTCCTTTTCCccctctacagccctctgtctGCCAAACCACCCGCTCACCTCCAGCTGATGCAGGGCCCCCCCTGCCCTGTCCCCTGCCCTGTCCCACCTCCCACTGCCCAGGTGGCCCTCAGCACCAAGCCCCAGGAGGAAGAAGCTCAGATCGGGGCCACAGACCAGGACGCTACCTTGGATGAGCTGTGTAAGCCTCTGTATTGCAAACTGTGCAACGTCACCCTCAACTCTGCCCAGCAGGCACAGGCCCACTACCAG GGTAAAAACCACAGTAAGAAGTTGAGAAATTTTTATGCAGGCAGCCAGCAGCTGCCTGCCATCAGGATTACAGAGGTAATAGAACCAGTTTCCCAGCAACCCCTCACGACTGCACCAACTGAGAGTGCAACTCCAAAACAG CCGGTGTCATTTAACGGTGCCAGCAGGGTGATCTTAGCCACGGAGAACGACTACTGCAAGCTGTGTGACGCCTCGTTCAGCTCACCTGCCGTGGCTCAGGCGCACTACCAGGGCAAGAACCATGCCAAGAGACTGCGGCTGGCTGAGGCCCAGCAGAGCAGTAGCATCAT AGAGTCGACTGAGTGTGTCCAGAGGCGTCCGAAGAAAGAGGGGAGCGAGTACAAATTGATCAAGAACCGCAGGACCTCACAGGTGCCTCCTGCCATGCCAG CCCCCTACTACAACCCCCGGCCCAGGCAGAGGATCcccagagacctggccatgtgtgTGACGCCCAGTGGCCAGTTCTACTGCTCCATGTGCAATTCTGGGGCCAGCGAGGAGGCCAACTTCCGCCTTCACCTGGAGAGCAAGCAGCACAAGAGCAAGGTGTCGGAGCAGCGCTACCGCAGCGAGATGGAGAATCTGGGCTACACTTAG
- the LOC106584304 gene encoding zinc finger matrin-type protein 3 isoform X1: MNTVDDCSSCFLPMLYSYYMAIISVESSLIHTLPSLHWPSGPESMLTPSMSLFGQQQPLFQPMPSTHTLGPPPQTLRPSRPVVVAPDPLLFPLYSPLSAKPPAHLQLMQGPPCPVPCPVPPPTAQVALSTKPQEEEAQIGATDQDATLDELCKPLYCKLCNVTLNSAQQAQAHYQGKNHSKKLRNFYAGSQQLPAIRITEVIEPVSQQPLTTAPTESATPKQPVSFNGASRVILATENDYCKLCDASFSSPAVAQAHYQGKNHAKRLRLAEAQQSSSIIESTECVQRRPKKEGSEYKLIKNRRTSQVPPAMPAPYYNPRPRQRIPRDLAMCVTPSGQFYCSMCNSGASEEANFRLHLESKQHKSKVSEQRYRSEMENLGYT; the protein is encoded by the exons ATGAACACAGTTGATGACTGTAGTTCTTGCTTCCTCCCAATGTTATACAGCTATTACATGGCTATAATAAGTGTAGAATCCAGTCTAATACATACTTTGCCATCATTGCATTGGCCCTCAGGACCAGAGTCTATGCTGACGCCTTCAATGAGCCTTTTTGGCCAGCAACAGCCGCTGTTCCAGCCAATGCCTTCTACACATACCCTTGGACCCCCTCCACAGACCCTCAGGCCGTCTAGACCAGTGGTAGTGGCCCCAGACCCCCTCCTTTTCCccctctacagccctctgtctGCCAAACCACCCGCTCACCTCCAGCTGATGCAGGGCCCCCCCTGCCCTGTCCCCTGCCCTGTCCCACCTCCCACTGCCCAGGTGGCCCTCAGCACCAAGCCCCAGGAGGAAGAAGCTCAGATCGGGGCCACAGACCAGGACGCTACCTTGGATGAGCTGTGTAAGCCTCTGTATTGCAAACTGTGCAACGTCACCCTCAACTCTGCCCAGCAGGCACAGGCCCACTACCAG GGTAAAAACCACAGTAAGAAGTTGAGAAATTTTTATGCAGGCAGCCAGCAGCTGCCTGCCATCAGGATTACAGAGGTAATAGAACCAGTTTCCCAGCAACCCCTCACGACTGCACCAACTGAGAGTGCAACTCCAAAACAG CCGGTGTCATTTAACGGTGCCAGCAGGGTGATCTTAGCCACGGAGAACGACTACTGCAAGCTGTGTGACGCCTCGTTCAGCTCACCTGCCGTGGCTCAGGCGCACTACCAGGGCAAGAACCATGCCAAGAGACTGCGGCTGGCTGAGGCCCAGCAGAGCAGTAGCATCAT AGAGTCGACTGAGTGTGTCCAGAGGCGTCCGAAGAAAGAGGGGAGCGAGTACAAATTGATCAAGAACCGCAGGACCTCACAGGTGCCTCCTGCCATGCCAG CCCCCTACTACAACCCCCGGCCCAGGCAGAGGATCcccagagacctggccatgtgtgTGACGCCCAGTGGCCAGTTCTACTGCTCCATGTGCAATTCTGGGGCCAGCGAGGAGGCCAACTTCCGCCTTCACCTGGAGAGCAAGCAGCACAAGAGCAAGGTGTCGGAGCAGCGCTACCGCAGCGAGATGGAGAATCTGGGCTACACTTAG
- the LOC106584304 gene encoding zinc finger matrin-type protein 3 isoform X3 yields MLTPSMSLFGQQQPLFQPMPSTHTLGPPPQTLRPSRPVVVAPDPLLFPLYSPLSAKPPAHLQLMQGPPCPVPCPVPPPTAQVALSTKPQEEEAQIGATDQDATLDELCKPLYCKLCNVTLNSAQQAQAHYQGKNHSKKLRNFYAGSQQLPAIRITEVIEPVSQQPLTTAPTESATPKQPVSFNGASRVILATENDYCKLCDASFSSPAVAQAHYQGKNHAKRLRLAEAQQSSSIIESTECVQRRPKKEGSEYKLIKNRRTSQVPPAMPAPYYNPRPRQRIPRDLAMCVTPSGQFYCSMCNSGASEEANFRLHLESKQHKSKVSEQRYRSEMENLGYT; encoded by the exons ATGCTGACGCCTTCAATGAGCCTTTTTGGCCAGCAACAGCCGCTGTTCCAGCCAATGCCTTCTACACATACCCTTGGACCCCCTCCACAGACCCTCAGGCCGTCTAGACCAGTGGTAGTGGCCCCAGACCCCCTCCTTTTCCccctctacagccctctgtctGCCAAACCACCCGCTCACCTCCAGCTGATGCAGGGCCCCCCCTGCCCTGTCCCCTGCCCTGTCCCACCTCCCACTGCCCAGGTGGCCCTCAGCACCAAGCCCCAGGAGGAAGAAGCTCAGATCGGGGCCACAGACCAGGACGCTACCTTGGATGAGCTGTGTAAGCCTCTGTATTGCAAACTGTGCAACGTCACCCTCAACTCTGCCCAGCAGGCACAGGCCCACTACCAG GGTAAAAACCACAGTAAGAAGTTGAGAAATTTTTATGCAGGCAGCCAGCAGCTGCCTGCCATCAGGATTACAGAGGTAATAGAACCAGTTTCCCAGCAACCCCTCACGACTGCACCAACTGAGAGTGCAACTCCAAAACAG CCGGTGTCATTTAACGGTGCCAGCAGGGTGATCTTAGCCACGGAGAACGACTACTGCAAGCTGTGTGACGCCTCGTTCAGCTCACCTGCCGTGGCTCAGGCGCACTACCAGGGCAAGAACCATGCCAAGAGACTGCGGCTGGCTGAGGCCCAGCAGAGCAGTAGCATCAT AGAGTCGACTGAGTGTGTCCAGAGGCGTCCGAAGAAAGAGGGGAGCGAGTACAAATTGATCAAGAACCGCAGGACCTCACAGGTGCCTCCTGCCATGCCAG CCCCCTACTACAACCCCCGGCCCAGGCAGAGGATCcccagagacctggccatgtgtgTGACGCCCAGTGGCCAGTTCTACTGCTCCATGTGCAATTCTGGGGCCAGCGAGGAGGCCAACTTCCGCCTTCACCTGGAGAGCAAGCAGCACAAGAGCAAGGTGTCGGAGCAGCGCTACCGCAGCGAGATGGAGAATCTGGGCTACACTTAG